One genomic window of Tatumella citrea includes the following:
- the ubiI gene encoding FAD-dependent 2-octaprenylphenol hydroxylase — translation MQSFDVVIAGGGMVGLAVACGLQGCGMKVAVLEQTPPRAPDMQAAPAIRVSAINLASERLLSHLGVWQDILAMRASAYHGMEVWEKDSFGHIRFDERPQGIASLGHIVENQVIHHALWQRASQCSDIQLIAPAQLQQVAFGDNEAFVTLQDGSMLTARLLVAADGAHSWLRDKADIPLVFRDYQHHALVANIRTEQPHNSVARQIFYAEGILAFLPLQDPHLSSIVWSCDPQQASRAQGMSEDQFNQQLAVAFDMKLGRCQLESDRKTFPLTARYARQFAAHRLALVGDAAHTIHPLAGQGVNLGFMDAAELIGEIRRLQQQGKDIGQHLYLRRYERSRKHSAALMLASMQGFRDLFAGNNPARKLLRDIGLKLADTLPGVKPQLLKQAMGLHDLPDWLKNS, via the coding sequence ATGCAGAGCTTTGATGTTGTGATTGCCGGTGGCGGTATGGTTGGTCTGGCCGTTGCCTGTGGACTGCAGGGCTGCGGTATGAAAGTGGCGGTACTGGAACAGACCCCACCCCGTGCCCCTGATATGCAGGCTGCACCTGCCATTCGGGTATCGGCAATCAACCTTGCCAGCGAACGTCTGCTCAGCCATCTTGGCGTATGGCAGGATATTCTGGCGATGCGTGCCAGCGCCTATCACGGAATGGAAGTCTGGGAAAAGGACAGTTTTGGTCATATCCGTTTTGATGAACGACCTCAGGGCATTGCCAGCCTGGGGCATATTGTTGAAAACCAGGTGATTCATCATGCCCTGTGGCAACGTGCCAGCCAGTGCAGTGATATTCAGCTGATAGCTCCTGCACAGTTGCAACAGGTAGCTTTTGGCGATAATGAAGCCTTTGTGACTCTGCAGGATGGCAGTATGTTAACCGCCAGACTACTGGTGGCTGCCGACGGCGCACACTCGTGGCTTCGGGACAAAGCCGATATTCCGCTGGTGTTCCGTGATTACCAGCATCACGCGCTGGTAGCTAACATCCGTACTGAACAGCCTCATAATTCAGTAGCACGGCAGATTTTCTATGCGGAAGGTATTCTGGCGTTTTTGCCATTACAGGATCCGCATCTTAGCTCCATCGTCTGGTCCTGCGACCCGCAACAGGCCAGCCGGGCTCAGGGGATGTCAGAAGATCAGTTTAACCAGCAACTGGCAGTAGCGTTTGATATGAAGCTCGGCCGCTGTCAGCTGGAAAGTGATCGTAAAACCTTCCCGCTGACGGCAAGATATGCCCGACAGTTCGCTGCCCACCGGCTGGCACTGGTAGGGGATGCGGCTCATACCATTCATCCGCTGGCAGGCCAGGGGGTGAATCTCGGGTTTATGGATGCCGCAGAACTGATTGGTGAAATTCGCCGTCTGCAGCAACAGGGGAAAGATATTGGTCAGCACCTGTATCTGCGGCGTTATGAGCGTAGCCGGAAACACAGCGCGGCTTTGATGCTGGCTTCAATGCAGGGCTTCCGTGATCTGTTTGCCGGTAATAACCCCGCCCGTAAATTATTAAGGGATATTGGTCTGAAACTGGCGGATACTTTACCCGGAGTAAAGCCTCAGTTACTGAAACAGGCAATGGGTCTGCATGATTTGCCGGACTGGCTGAAAAATAGTTAA
- the pncA gene encoding bifunctional nicotinamidase/pyrazinamidase, which translates to MQSSATTVPASDQHSALIIVDVQNCFVTGGTLAVEGGETIIPLINQLASRFANVILTQDWHPSGHISFAANHPGKQPGEFIDTPYGPQILWPVHAVQGSEDAALHASLQVPHAQLIIRKGCHSHIDSYSAFTEADRQTTTGLASYLHARDIHTLYVVGLATDFCVSMTAIDASLAGFTTSVIEDACKAIDLQGSLAAAREQMLSQGVKLIHSSAVN; encoded by the coding sequence ATGCAGTCATCAGCGACCACTGTGCCGGCCAGCGACCAGCACAGCGCGTTAATTATTGTCGATGTACAGAATTGCTTTGTGACCGGCGGAACCCTGGCCGTGGAAGGCGGGGAAACTATCATCCCGTTAATCAATCAACTGGCAAGCCGCTTCGCCAACGTTATTCTTACCCAGGACTGGCATCCGTCGGGTCATATCTCTTTTGCGGCCAACCATCCGGGAAAACAACCCGGTGAATTTATCGATACCCCCTACGGCCCGCAAATCCTCTGGCCGGTTCATGCGGTTCAGGGCAGTGAAGATGCGGCTCTGCATGCCAGCCTGCAGGTCCCTCATGCACAACTGATTATCCGCAAAGGTTGCCATTCGCATATCGACAGCTATTCAGCATTTACTGAGGCTGACCGGCAGACCACTACAGGGCTGGCCTCGTATCTGCATGCCCGCGATATTCACACGCTGTATGTGGTGGGTCTGGCAACAGACTTTTGTGTCTCCATGACAGCCATCGACGCTAGCCTGGCGGGCTTTACGACTTCAGTGATTGAGGATGCCTGTAAAGCGATAGATTTACAGGGATCACTGGCTGCGGCCCGTGAACAGATGCTGTCGCAGGGTGTAAAACTAATCCACTCTTCCGCTGTTAACTAA
- a CDS encoding ABC transporter ATP-binding protein — translation MSVLTTDMPPPADPVDSRPIRLEINNLTVRYGDVTALNNVSLQVCEGEFICILGASGCGKSTLFNVVSGLLPSSEGRIFLEGKDVTNKPGQVGYMLQKDLMLPWRTVRGNITLAAALTRGVSAADRQQAEELATRYGLGDFLDHYPHALSGGMRQRVAMMRTVAAGKEVMLLDEPFGALDAQTRFSMQEWLLQIWRDLKRTVLFVTHDVDEAIFLADRIVVMTPRPGRIAEILTVELPRPRTLEDLTGDTFVQLKRQIMSRLYHDEKQNGGRHE, via the coding sequence ATGTCTGTACTGACCACAGATATGCCTCCTCCGGCGGACCCGGTGGATTCAAGGCCGATCCGGCTGGAAATTAATAACCTTACCGTCCGTTACGGAGATGTCACTGCACTTAATAATGTCAGCCTGCAGGTGTGTGAAGGCGAGTTTATCTGCATCCTTGGTGCCTCGGGCTGTGGCAAAAGCACTCTGTTTAATGTGGTATCCGGGCTGCTGCCTTCCAGTGAAGGGCGGATTTTCCTGGAAGGAAAAGATGTGACCAACAAGCCAGGACAGGTCGGCTATATGCTGCAAAAAGACCTGATGCTGCCGTGGCGCACGGTGCGCGGCAATATTACCCTGGCGGCTGCATTAACCCGGGGTGTCAGTGCGGCCGATCGCCAACAGGCTGAGGAGCTGGCCACCCGTTACGGGTTGGGGGATTTTCTTGACCATTATCCGCATGCGTTATCGGGAGGAATGCGTCAGAGGGTAGCGATGATGCGTACCGTCGCTGCCGGTAAAGAAGTGATGTTGCTGGATGAACCGTTTGGAGCCCTGGATGCTCAGACAAGATTCAGTATGCAGGAGTGGTTATTACAAATCTGGCGTGATCTCAAACGGACGGTGCTGTTTGTTACCCACGATGTGGATGAAGCGATTTTCCTGGCGGATCGGATTGTGGTAATGACCCCGCGTCCCGGGCGGATAGCCGAAATCCTGACCGTGGAACTGCCAAGACCGCGTACCCTGGAAGACCTGACCGGAGATACTTTTGTGCAGCTGAAACGACAGATTATGAGCCGGCTGTATCACGATGAGAAACAAAACGGAGGCCGCCATGAATAA
- a CDS encoding ABC transporter permease, with translation MNNSQQHPWRAVLVWLISLVMIVVLWQLVIWISGLPQYVIPSPLTAFRTLLENGQRLQLLTWQTLSETAMGYLLGAVAGFVLALLMGQIPLVQRLVMPALIVSQAVPIVAIAAPLVIIFGFGLLPKLIIVAWIVFFPVVVNVLDGLAGIDRDMLNLARLMGGKPLRVFMLVKLPACVGPLFSGLKIGATYAVTGAVIGEWTASAQQGLGTYLLSANARMDTAGVYAAMILLTSIGVGSFLIVLGLERLATPWRSRTKAPGYLR, from the coding sequence ATGAATAACTCTCAGCAGCATCCCTGGCGGGCGGTACTGGTCTGGCTGATTTCGCTGGTGATGATTGTCGTTCTGTGGCAGTTGGTTATCTGGATTTCCGGGCTGCCGCAGTATGTAATTCCTTCACCACTGACAGCATTCCGCACCCTGCTGGAGAATGGTCAGCGGTTACAGTTACTGACCTGGCAAACGCTGTCAGAAACCGCGATGGGGTATCTGCTTGGCGCGGTGGCTGGATTTGTACTGGCATTACTGATGGGGCAAATTCCGCTGGTTCAGCGACTGGTTATGCCGGCGCTTATAGTTTCCCAGGCAGTGCCGATTGTAGCTATTGCCGCACCTCTGGTGATTATTTTCGGTTTTGGTCTGCTGCCAAAACTGATTATCGTGGCATGGATAGTCTTTTTCCCGGTCGTCGTTAATGTGCTGGACGGGCTGGCGGGCATCGACCGCGACATGCTGAACCTGGCCAGACTTATGGGCGGTAAACCGCTGCGGGTATTTATGCTGGTCAAACTGCCGGCCTGCGTCGGTCCGTTGTTCTCCGGGCTTAAAATCGGGGCGACTTATGCGGTAACCGGAGCGGTCATCGGGGAGTGGACGGCATCGGCCCAGCAGGGACTGGGGACTTATCTGCTCAGCGCCAATGCGCGGATGGACACCGCCGGGGTGTATGCGGCGATGATCCTGCTGACGTCGATTGGTGTGGGTTCATTCCTGATTGTACTGGGCCTGGAAAGGTTAGCCACTCCGTGGAGAAGCCGGACCAAAGCCCCGGGTTACTTACGTTAA
- a CDS encoding ABC transporter substrate-binding protein, which yields MKAAIIRTAILSALLSGVSAGFAHAETLTPIRFVYDWAGADHELIPIVVGQEKGFYQQAGLDVKVIFPPDSQTTARMLALGQADVGLNATTDVVFAADQGLPVIAVGLYAQHNNWGLFTKPGVPVSLKDLKGKSIAIYTDSWSKAMMPFVLKAAGLQESDVKFIIAQDSDVPLLLAGKVDIATNTNNFLIPDVELSQNKTPGQLVGKDAGVPDVPVWAYTASTRYLQDHGDVAKKWMQATIKATEWAAAHPDDAAELLHKAYPDSGSVALSTKAWKIISPDMKGPQGYMMQSDENWLPIAKALQATGQIKTVLPADKYYTNQLLK from the coding sequence GTGAAAGCAGCTATTATTCGTACCGCCATTCTCAGTGCATTACTGTCCGGTGTTTCGGCGGGCTTTGCGCATGCCGAAACTCTGACACCCATCCGCTTTGTCTATGACTGGGCCGGAGCCGATCACGAACTGATCCCTATTGTAGTGGGGCAGGAAAAAGGCTTCTATCAGCAGGCGGGACTGGATGTGAAAGTTATTTTCCCGCCAGATTCACAAACCACTGCCCGCATGCTGGCGCTGGGCCAGGCTGATGTTGGCCTGAATGCCACTACCGATGTGGTATTTGCAGCCGATCAGGGACTGCCTGTGATCGCTGTGGGTTTATATGCTCAGCATAATAACTGGGGGCTGTTTACTAAACCCGGGGTTCCGGTATCTCTGAAAGATTTGAAAGGTAAATCGATCGCGATTTATACCGATTCCTGGAGTAAAGCGATGATGCCGTTTGTGCTCAAAGCGGCCGGACTTCAGGAAAGTGATGTGAAATTTATTATTGCCCAGGACAGTGATGTGCCGCTGTTACTGGCTGGCAAAGTTGATATTGCCACCAATACTAATAACTTCCTGATTCCCGATGTTGAGCTGTCACAAAACAAGACTCCGGGACAACTGGTGGGTAAAGATGCCGGTGTGCCGGATGTACCGGTCTGGGCGTATACCGCTTCCACCCGCTATCTGCAGGATCACGGTGATGTGGCGAAAAAATGGATGCAGGCCACGATCAAAGCCACGGAATGGGCAGCAGCTCATCCGGATGATGCCGCAGAACTGTTGCATAAAGCCTATCCGGACAGTGGGTCAGTGGCTCTGAGCACCAAAGCCTGGAAAATTATCTCTCCGGATATGAAAGGGCCGCAGGGTTACATGATGCAAAGTGATGAGAACTGGTTGCCGATTGCCAAAGCATTACAGGCAACCGGCCAGATAAAAACGGTGTTACCGGCCGATAAATACTACACCAACCAGTTACTCAAGTAA